In Tindallia magadiensis, one DNA window encodes the following:
- a CDS encoding flagellin N-terminal helical domain-containing protein translates to MRINHNIPALNAHRILNRNNNSASETMERLSSGRRINRAKDDAAGMAISEKMKTQIRGLRKASQNTLDGISLIQTAEGAMNEVHSMLQRMRELAVQSANGTTTDDDREAIQSEIDQLTSEVNRIANGTEFNTRNLLRGNEGPNSNTTVHRMSTGEAATIVSPYQIKGDADLSSEDMTITIDGEERVIRLASIDGSGSEEEQKNKMVEVINDAIGDLGNAILTSSGNIEIRSTSVGGNSNIEIEGTKLALHGFGLMSEEDYNDSDLKAQPITARGKAEVDTGYAEGSILFNEIPEAGSTLTIGGTKIEFFDSSVEPYTGSYRPIDISDGDGNPRDLDEIIDIITGMDFMGIDSIERDRISTPTNFEVITPSVAGTPGEYSFELLSQPVAGETITIGGVEFEFTNDDSGVEIGTDLDATIANLEAAINDEGTFDATTTGNPITITETDDSGTEDITVESTVGTYVDRIVFTATEEGFAGQSIFLEGTPKEFVANLQIGPNQGQGFRLSVGDIRAVQLNISSETPDGNTGVRGASYRQVKGVTDGLSEGMVEHSLNVSDEESATAAITVYNNAIIQVAQLRGELGAIQNRLEYTSANLDNTMENMTAALSRIEDADMALEMSEYTKMNVMMQAGTSMLAQANQQPQMVLQLLQG, encoded by the coding sequence ATGAGAATTAACCATAACATTCCGGCATTAAATGCCCATCGAATTTTAAACCGAAACAACAATTCAGCATCTGAAACAATGGAAAGACTATCTTCTGGACGAAGGATCAATCGTGCAAAAGACGACGCCGCTGGTATGGCTATCAGTGAAAAAATGAAAACACAGATTCGTGGACTTCGAAAGGCCAGCCAAAACACCTTGGACGGCATCTCGCTAATCCAGACAGCGGAAGGTGCTATGAACGAAGTGCATTCCATGCTTCAACGGATGCGAGAACTTGCGGTACAGTCGGCGAACGGAACCACTACGGATGACGATCGAGAAGCCATTCAATCAGAAATAGACCAGTTGACTTCAGAAGTAAACCGTATTGCTAACGGTACAGAATTTAATACTCGAAATTTGCTGAGAGGGAATGAAGGGCCAAATTCCAATACAACGGTACATCGGATGAGTACGGGAGAAGCAGCAACGATTGTGTCGCCATATCAGATAAAAGGTGATGCGGACTTATCAAGCGAAGACATGACCATTACCATTGATGGAGAAGAACGAGTGATACGCCTTGCCAGCATCGATGGAAGTGGTTCAGAAGAAGAGCAAAAGAATAAAATGGTAGAGGTTATTAATGATGCCATTGGAGATCTAGGAAATGCTATTTTAACTAGCAGTGGCAATATAGAAATTAGAAGCACCTCTGTAGGAGGTAACAGCAATATAGAGATTGAAGGGACAAAGCTGGCCCTGCATGGTTTTGGATTGATGAGTGAAGAAGATTATAACGATAGTGATCTGAAAGCACAGCCAATCACAGCTCGTGGTAAAGCCGAAGTAGATACTGGATACGCAGAAGGAAGTATTCTATTTAATGAAATACCGGAAGCTGGATCAACCCTAACCATTGGGGGTACAAAAATTGAGTTTTTTGACAGTTCTGTAGAACCATATACAGGATCATATCGGCCGATTGATATCAGCGATGGAGATGGTAACCCAAGAGACTTGGACGAGATTATTGATATTATTACAGGCATGGATTTTATGGGAATCGATAGCATTGAAAGAGACCGAATCAGTACACCGACAAACTTTGAGGTGATAACGCCAAGTGTGGCTGGGACACCAGGAGAATACTCTTTCGAACTATTAAGCCAGCCGGTAGCAGGAGAAACCATTACTATTGGAGGAGTAGAATTTGAATTTACCAATGATGATTCTGGAGTGGAAATTGGTACTGATCTAGACGCTACAATAGCAAATTTAGAAGCGGCTATTAACGATGAGGGAACATTCGATGCAACCACCACAGGAAACCCTATCACTATAACCGAAACTGATGATTCGGGAACTGAAGATATCACCGTTGAAAGCACCGTAGGGACCTATGTTGATCGTATTGTGTTTACGGCTACAGAAGAAGGCTTTGCTGGGCAATCTATATTCCTGGAAGGCACTCCGAAAGAGTTTGTTGCTAATTTACAAATTGGACCAAACCAAGGACAGGGATTCCGTCTTTCAGTCGGAGATATTCGAGCGGTACAACTTAATATCAGTTCTGAAACACCGGATGGAAACACCGGAGTTAGAGGAGCATCCTATCGACAGGTAAAAGGTGTTACGGATGGTCTTTCTGAAGGTATGGTTGAACATTCTCTTAACGTTTCTGATGAGGAAAGTGCTACAGCTGCTATTACCGTGTACAATAACGCTATCATTCAAGTAGCCCAGCTTCGTGGAGAACTGGGAGCTATCCAAAATCGACTGGAATATACCTCGGCTAACTTGGATAACACGATGGAAAATATGACAGCGGCCCTTTCGAGAATAGAAGATGCGGATATGGCTTTGGAAATGAGTGAATATACAAAAATGAACGTAATGATGCAAGCAGGGACCTCCATGCTTGCTCAGGCAAACCAACAACCACAAATGGTGTTACAGTTGTTGCAAGGATAG
- a CDS encoding flagellar export chaperone FliS, which yields MTDQEKLAEKVENASPVQLVVMMLGGLDGELDRGINAVETKEEETLKIAVDKARAILTELLATLWGDSEVAISSRQVYIYLNKLITDAGNRSIKEPLEEAKKVLEPILEGWQHLEKNPSLTEETSNQKGPSIVAGMTYGKGTLNESLMDGDDRLGKG from the coding sequence ATGACGGATCAGGAAAAATTAGCAGAAAAGGTTGAAAATGCAAGTCCGGTTCAGTTAGTAGTAATGATGTTAGGAGGATTGGACGGAGAACTCGACCGGGGCATCAATGCGGTAGAAACGAAAGAAGAAGAAACTCTTAAAATAGCTGTTGATAAAGCCCGGGCTATTTTAACAGAATTGTTGGCGACTTTGTGGGGAGATTCGGAAGTGGCAATTTCCTCTCGGCAAGTATATATTTACCTCAATAAATTAATAACTGATGCTGGAAATCGAAGCATAAAAGAGCCGTTAGAAGAAGCGAAAAAAGTTTTAGAACCTATATTAGAAGGATGGCAGCATTTAGAAAAAAACCCATCACTTACCGAAGAGACTTCCAACCAAAAAGGACCTTCTATCGTTGCGGGAATGACTTATGGAAAAGGAACCCTTAATGAAAGCCTTATGGACGGCGATGATCGATTAGGGAAAGGCTAG
- a CDS encoding YfcC family protein, with the protein MNKIKIPHTYVLLFMVIVIAVIMTYIVPAGEFQRVEDPETGRIVVVVDSFEYVEQTPVTPFGLFESIPQGMVQAGLIIFFVLMIGGSFGIIQSTGTIDAGIGTVVKSMAGKEKLIIPIVMFVFSLAGSMLGVAEEVLPFYPIVIALALALGFDSITGTAMILLGAGAGFAGAFANPFTIGIAQGISGLPLFSGFTFRLIAYILILGVTMIYVYRHASKVQKNPTSSPTYEEDLKRQHKLDLNDLKEMTSRHKAVFTVLIIGIAFLALGVGLWGFYINELTALFLIIGITAGLVGGHKPNQIAEEFIKGAQSLVYGALIIGLATTIMVVMENGNILDTTIYTLANLVEGLPTVLSGVGMFFVQTLINIFVPSGSGQAAVSMPIMAPMADVVGITRQTAVLAFQFGDGFTNVISPTSGYFMAALAIAGISWEKWAKWMLPLFLIWTVIGIVLISIAVLIDYGPF; encoded by the coding sequence ATGAATAAAATCAAGATACCTCACACATATGTACTGTTGTTTATGGTTATTGTTATTGCTGTTATTATGACCTACATCGTTCCTGCTGGGGAATTTCAACGCGTAGAAGACCCAGAAACAGGCAGAATAGTTGTTGTCGTTGATAGCTTTGAATATGTAGAACAAACACCTGTTACACCCTTTGGATTATTTGAATCAATTCCCCAAGGTATGGTTCAAGCGGGTCTTATTATTTTCTTTGTATTAATGATTGGTGGATCTTTTGGAATTATCCAATCCACCGGAACCATTGATGCAGGAATCGGAACAGTAGTTAAATCTATGGCAGGAAAAGAAAAATTAATCATACCAATTGTCATGTTTGTATTTTCTTTAGCAGGCTCTATGTTAGGCGTTGCCGAAGAAGTACTTCCGTTTTATCCTATTGTAATAGCTCTGGCTTTAGCACTTGGTTTCGATTCCATCACGGGAACAGCAATGATTCTCCTCGGAGCCGGAGCAGGTTTTGCCGGAGCCTTCGCTAATCCTTTTACAATAGGCATTGCTCAGGGTATCTCAGGACTCCCCTTATTTTCAGGATTTACATTTCGTTTGATTGCCTACATTTTAATTCTCGGAGTCACTATGATCTATGTTTATCGTCACGCTTCCAAAGTCCAAAAGAATCCCACCAGTAGCCCCACTTATGAAGAGGACTTAAAGCGACAACATAAGTTAGACTTGAATGATTTGAAGGAGATGACCTCAAGACATAAAGCTGTTTTCACAGTACTGATTATTGGCATTGCTTTTCTTGCACTTGGAGTAGGCTTATGGGGCTTTTACATCAATGAATTAACAGCTCTATTTCTCATAATTGGTATTACAGCAGGTCTCGTCGGTGGACATAAACCTAATCAAATTGCTGAAGAGTTTATTAAAGGTGCCCAAAGCTTAGTGTATGGAGCACTCATCATTGGTCTTGCTACCACGATAATGGTTGTAATGGAAAATGGTAATATATTAGATACTACTATATATACCTTAGCTAACTTAGTAGAAGGTTTACCTACCGTCCTTAGTGGAGTTGGTATGTTTTTCGTCCAAACACTGATAAATATTTTTGTCCCATCAGGTAGTGGACAAGCAGCAGTATCTATGCCTATCATGGCTCCTATGGCTGATGTTGTAGGAATAACTCGTCAAACAGCCGTACTTGCATTTCAGTTTGGAGATGGTTTTACAAATGTCATTTCGCCTACTTCCGGATATTTCATGGCAGCTCTGGCTATTGCTGGAATCAGTTGGGAAAAATGGGCTAAATGGATGCTTCCTCTTTTTCTTATTTGGACAGTTATAGGTATCGTACTAATTTCAATCGCTGTTCTTATTGACTACGGTCCTTTTTAA
- a CDS encoding M20 family metallopeptidase, with protein MDQWINQSEVISLAKKLISIQSHKENQGQEFTIAHFIKDVFKAEKIMTELEEIEPHRPNVYGFLPGSNSGHYFMFNGHTDTVPGFNMEYDPFKPFIENGRLYGRGSVDMKGALAAMISAMIAIKRKGIPLKEGVVFAGVIDEEQCCKGTERIVRTKVIEPTLAIIGEPTNLKTAIAHKGMEWIEVTFQGLATHGSTPRNGINAIYLANEFLTLLRNELEPKLEKKIYPLLGSATINPGVLKGGNDPNIVPDHCILQIDRRWLPSESILELYEEIEEIATKAIAKCNGGSFLIKRMDEATAALYNMPHSISPDDPFVIETLRISENITKVKSGPVAFPGWSDGAQLSNNLDTSVIVLGPGDITQAHSNNEFCSIDQIWQATHIYYSLIEKFCM; from the coding sequence ATGGATCAATGGATTAACCAGAGTGAGGTTATTTCCTTAGCCAAAAAACTAATTAGTATCCAAAGTCATAAAGAAAATCAAGGTCAGGAATTTACTATTGCTCACTTCATCAAAGATGTATTTAAAGCTGAAAAAATCATGACAGAATTAGAAGAAATAGAGCCTCACAGACCAAATGTTTACGGATTTCTTCCGGGTAGCAATAGTGGGCACTATTTCATGTTTAATGGACATACCGATACCGTACCAGGCTTTAATATGGAGTATGACCCTTTCAAGCCATTTATAGAAAATGGAAGACTTTACGGACGTGGTTCAGTAGATATGAAAGGCGCTCTGGCTGCCATGATTAGTGCCATGATTGCCATAAAAAGAAAGGGAATACCTTTAAAAGAAGGAGTCGTTTTTGCCGGGGTTATTGATGAGGAGCAATGTTGTAAAGGTACAGAAAGAATTGTTCGAACCAAAGTTATAGAACCTACACTTGCTATCATCGGAGAACCTACTAACCTCAAAACAGCAATTGCTCATAAAGGAATGGAATGGATTGAAGTTACTTTCCAGGGTCTTGCTACGCATGGAAGTACCCCACGTAATGGAATTAATGCTATTTATCTAGCTAATGAGTTTCTTACCTTACTTCGAAATGAACTAGAACCAAAATTGGAAAAGAAAATCTATCCATTGCTAGGCTCCGCTACTATAAATCCTGGAGTCTTAAAGGGAGGAAACGATCCGAATATTGTTCCAGATCATTGTATCCTTCAAATTGATAGAAGATGGCTCCCTAGCGAAAGCATCTTAGAACTTTATGAAGAAATCGAGGAAATCGCTACTAAGGCGATCGCTAAATGTAATGGCGGAAGTTTTTTAATCAAAAGAATGGATGAAGCAACAGCTGCTCTTTATAATATGCCCCATAGCATATCGCCAGATGATCCTTTTGTTATCGAAACTCTTCGCATTTCTGAAAACATCACCAAGGTTAAATCTGGACCTGTAGCTTTTCCTGGGTGGAGTGACGGAGCTCAGCTAAGTAATAATCTTGATACTTCCGTTATCGTTTTGGGACCAGGAGATATTACTCAAGCTCACTCTAATAATGAGTTTTGTTCTATCGATCAAATTTGGCAGGCCACCCATATATATTATAGCCTCATAGAAAAATTTTGTATGTAA
- a CDS encoding ArsR/SmtB family transcription factor, whose product MSGINENLIDTEVMKALSDETRVEILFLLGNKELNVNEISSNCKVSRPTISHHLQIMKRAGVLVSRKSGKEIYYSVNKYKLTSLAESILAFIYW is encoded by the coding sequence ATGTCAGGAATTAACGAAAATTTAATCGACACGGAGGTTATGAAAGCCTTATCCGATGAAACAAGAGTAGAAATTTTATTCCTTCTGGGAAATAAGGAGTTAAATGTCAATGAAATATCTAGTAACTGTAAAGTTTCTAGACCTACTATCTCGCATCATTTACAAATTATGAAACGAGCGGGTGTTTTGGTATCTAGAAAAAGCGGAAAAGAGATTTACTATTCTGTAAACAAGTACAAGCTAACTTCTCTCGCCGAAAGCATTCTTGCTTTTATTTATTGGTAA
- a CDS encoding YfcC family protein, whose translation MKRIKFPHSYVLFFYIIIFVTVLTYFVPAGSFERSTDENTGITYVLEHSYKVVEQQPVSPFGMFEGILEGMLDAADIIFFVFIVGGAYSIINKTGTLTVFIAHVAHLNQKKGKRLIVFIMIIFSLCGTFLGTAEEALPFYPLFITIALTLGYDSFTGVAMVLLGTGAGFAAGILNPFTTGVAQILADLPLFSGYHFRFLTYLLLLIPSICYVLRYVKKIETNPTASITYTEDQLRNQKLDFNRIPSLENTHKRVLTVIFLSVLFLIYIVTFGEFNTTKMAALFIVMGILSGIVAKLNSSVIATEFIKGSSNIMYGALIIGLARSITMIMKNGYILDSLIFHLASSIEGFGKIGVGIGMFIVQSFINLFIPSGSGQAAAVIPIMKPIGDLTSVSRQTMVLAYQFGDGFSNIISPTSGYFMAALAIGRISWKKWAKWVLPLFLYWTIIGVLLIILSITIQLGPY comes from the coding sequence ATGAAAAGAATCAAATTTCCTCATTCTTACGTACTTTTCTTTTATATCATTATTTTCGTCACCGTATTAACCTATTTTGTACCTGCTGGTAGCTTTGAACGCAGTACCGATGAAAATACAGGAATCACTTATGTTCTTGAACATTCATATAAAGTAGTTGAGCAGCAACCTGTATCACCGTTCGGCATGTTTGAAGGTATTCTTGAAGGCATGTTAGATGCTGCCGACATTATTTTCTTTGTTTTTATTGTTGGTGGTGCCTATAGCATTATTAATAAAACGGGCACTCTCACCGTATTTATTGCTCACGTAGCTCATCTAAATCAAAAAAAAGGAAAGCGTTTAATTGTTTTTATCATGATTATTTTTTCTCTCTGTGGCACTTTTTTAGGAACGGCAGAAGAAGCTTTGCCGTTTTATCCTTTGTTTATTACTATTGCTCTAACACTAGGATATGATTCTTTCACAGGTGTAGCTATGGTGCTTTTAGGAACAGGTGCAGGTTTTGCTGCAGGCATCTTGAATCCATTCACTACTGGAGTTGCCCAAATACTTGCTGATTTACCTCTGTTTTCTGGATATCACTTTCGTTTTTTAACGTATCTTCTACTTTTGATACCCTCTATATGCTATGTCCTCAGGTACGTCAAGAAGATAGAAACGAATCCTACTGCCAGCATAACTTATACCGAAGATCAATTAAGAAATCAAAAACTTGATTTTAATAGGATTCCCTCCTTAGAAAACACGCATAAGAGAGTACTTACTGTTATTTTCCTTTCAGTGCTTTTCTTAATCTATATTGTTACTTTTGGCGAGTTTAATACCACAAAAATGGCTGCACTTTTTATTGTTATGGGAATTTTGTCAGGAATTGTTGCCAAACTGAATTCATCAGTAATAGCTACTGAGTTTATAAAAGGATCTTCAAATATTATGTATGGTGCTCTCATTATCGGTCTTGCACGAAGCATTACAATGATTATGAAAAACGGCTACATTTTAGACTCTTTGATTTTTCATCTAGCTTCTAGCATTGAGGGCTTTGGAAAAATTGGAGTAGGCATAGGAATGTTTATTGTACAAAGCTTTATCAATCTTTTTATCCCATCAGGAAGCGGGCAAGCTGCAGCCGTTATTCCTATTATGAAACCTATAGGAGACCTAACCTCAGTCTCACGTCAAACAATGGTGCTTGCATATCAGTTCGGAGATGGATTTTCTAACATTATAAGCCCTACTTCCGGCTATTTCATGGCAGCCCTTGCTATTGGAAGAATCAGTTGGAAAAAATGGGCAAAATGGGTTCTGCCTTTATTTTTATACTGGACAATCATAGGCGTTTTGCTAATTATATTGTCTATTACGATTCAACTTGGACCTTACTAG
- a CDS encoding Tex family protein produces MDLIKQLSGEFNLKNTQVSQILALLEEGNTIPFIARYRKEMTGGLSDEVLRDFHERLTYLQNLEQRREEVHRLITGLEEMTPELEEKLVKAKSLQDIEDIYRPYRPKRRTRATIAREKGLEALAEWLVAEQIPGIPPLKEAENHLNPEQEIHTAEEALRGAMDIVAEDLSDNADLRKKLRRLLWQKADFITKAKDPEAETVYEMYYDYTEPVKKIPDHRILAANRGEKEEALKIQLAAPELEMVTQLEKSLFFSEKDPRNETYQEIATDTWKRLLQPSLEREIRAELTERAEAAAIQLFGKNMSGLLMQPPVAGQRVLGIDPAYRTGCKLAVVDETGKLLDTATIFPVPPQNEFIKSADIIKRFVKKHDVSVIAIGNGTGSRETEQFVASLIPDFSHEVAYVVVSEAGASVYSASKLATKEFPELDVSLRGAVSIARRLQDPLAELVKIEPKAIGVGQYQHDVNQKQLGERLSGVVEDCVNRVGVDVNTASPSLLQYVAGISKAVAENMVTYRNEIGSFQERKQLLKVPRLGPAAYQQCAGFMRIRGGKNPLEKTGVHPESYEAAKKLLEKTGLSVQDLTAEGQRILEEKLSGLHLDKLAEELEIGVPTLEDMVKELKKPGRDPREELPKPVFRTDVMKMEDLEPEMVLTGTVRNVIDFGAFVDIGVKQDGLVHISQLRNGFVKHPLDVVAVGDVVRVKVLEVDVKKQRIGLTMKGVSQD; encoded by the coding sequence ATGGATTTAATAAAACAACTTTCAGGTGAATTTAATCTAAAGAATACCCAGGTTTCTCAAATTCTGGCATTACTGGAAGAAGGGAACACGATTCCTTTTATTGCCAGATACCGGAAGGAAATGACCGGTGGGCTCAGTGATGAAGTGTTGAGAGATTTTCATGAAAGACTTACCTACTTGCAAAACCTGGAGCAACGACGGGAAGAAGTACATCGTCTTATTACAGGTTTGGAAGAAATGACACCGGAATTAGAAGAAAAACTGGTAAAGGCAAAGTCTTTACAAGATATTGAAGATATCTACAGACCGTACCGACCTAAAAGGAGAACCAGAGCTACTATTGCCCGGGAAAAAGGACTGGAAGCTTTGGCAGAGTGGTTGGTGGCAGAGCAAATTCCTGGGATTCCTCCCTTGAAGGAAGCGGAGAATCATCTGAACCCGGAACAGGAAATTCACACAGCAGAAGAAGCACTTCGGGGTGCTATGGATATTGTGGCGGAAGATTTATCAGACAATGCAGACCTTCGGAAGAAGTTAAGGCGATTGTTATGGCAAAAGGCAGACTTTATTACAAAAGCTAAAGATCCGGAGGCAGAAACCGTTTATGAAATGTATTATGATTATACAGAACCGGTTAAAAAAATTCCGGATCATCGGATTTTAGCGGCTAACCGAGGAGAAAAAGAAGAAGCACTTAAAATTCAACTGGCAGCACCAGAACTGGAAATGGTGACTCAGCTGGAAAAAAGCTTATTCTTTTCCGAAAAGGATCCTCGCAATGAAACGTATCAAGAAATTGCAACAGATACCTGGAAAAGGCTGTTGCAACCATCTCTGGAACGAGAAATAAGAGCTGAACTGACGGAACGGGCAGAAGCAGCGGCGATTCAGTTGTTTGGAAAAAACATGAGCGGTCTTTTAATGCAGCCCCCTGTAGCTGGACAACGGGTGTTAGGCATAGATCCGGCCTATCGGACTGGCTGTAAACTGGCGGTGGTAGATGAAACTGGAAAGTTACTGGATACAGCCACTATTTTTCCGGTACCGCCACAAAATGAATTTATTAAATCAGCCGATATCATCAAAAGATTTGTAAAAAAACATGATGTAAGCGTGATAGCGATTGGAAATGGTACCGGATCTCGGGAAACAGAGCAATTTGTTGCCTCTCTTATACCGGATTTCTCTCATGAAGTAGCTTATGTTGTCGTTAGTGAAGCCGGAGCTTCCGTTTATTCTGCTTCCAAACTAGCAACCAAAGAATTTCCGGAATTGGACGTTTCATTGCGTGGAGCGGTTTCTATTGCTCGAAGACTTCAGGACCCTCTGGCAGAATTAGTAAAAATCGAGCCAAAGGCCATTGGTGTAGGCCAGTATCAGCATGATGTCAATCAAAAGCAGCTGGGGGAACGCTTATCCGGAGTGGTGGAAGACTGCGTAAACCGGGTAGGAGTAGATGTTAATACAGCATCTCCTTCTTTACTGCAATATGTGGCAGGGATTAGCAAAGCCGTAGCGGAAAACATGGTCACTTATCGAAACGAAATCGGTTCTTTTCAGGAACGCAAACAGCTCTTAAAAGTTCCACGGTTGGGACCGGCCGCTTATCAGCAATGTGCTGGTTTTATGAGAATAAGAGGAGGGAAAAACCCTCTGGAAAAAACAGGCGTTCATCCGGAATCCTATGAAGCGGCAAAAAAACTGTTGGAAAAAACCGGATTATCGGTACAGGATCTTACAGCGGAGGGGCAACGGATCTTGGAAGAAAAACTGTCCGGGCTTCACTTGGATAAATTGGCGGAAGAATTGGAAATTGGAGTACCAACACTGGAAGATATGGTAAAGGAACTAAAAAAGCCAGGACGAGATCCTAGGGAAGAATTACCTAAGCCAGTTTTCAGAACTGATGTGATGAAGATGGAAGATTTAGAGCCAGAAATGGTGTTGACGGGCACGGTCCGCAATGTTATCGATTTTGGTGCCTTTGTGGATATCGGAGTAAAACAAGATGGACTGGTTCATATTTCTCAGCTTCGCAATGGATTTGTAAAGCATCCACTGGATGTAGTGGCTGTCGGTGATGTGGTACGGGTAAAAGTATTGGAGGTAGACGTGAAAAAACAACGTATCGGGTTAACGATGAAGGGTGTCTCTCAGGATTAA
- a CDS encoding ECF transporter S component: MEKTIEIVGSSKRRPKNKMTTRHLTRIAVLSVIAYILMFLEFGLPIFPGFLMLDFSDLPALIGAFAMGPMAGVMIQFVKALLHFITKSWSGGIGELANFIIGVFYVVPAALIYHYKKDRKHAIIGVAVGTLIMAVLGAVANYFVLIPMYSQFMPIDAIIEMGNVANSRIVDVRSLVIYGVTPFNIFKGTMIAVFTLLLYKKISPLLKM; encoded by the coding sequence ATGGAAAAAACCATTGAAATTGTAGGAAGCAGTAAAAGAAGACCAAAAAATAAAATGACAACCAGGCATCTTACCAGAATAGCCGTTTTATCGGTTATTGCCTATATCCTAATGTTTCTGGAATTTGGGCTTCCCATTTTTCCTGGGTTTCTAATGTTGGATTTTAGTGATCTGCCAGCATTGATAGGCGCTTTTGCCATGGGACCTATGGCAGGGGTAATGATCCAGTTTGTGAAGGCCTTGCTTCACTTTATTACAAAAAGCTGGTCCGGGGGGATTGGTGAATTAGCGAATTTTATTATAGGCGTATTTTATGTGGTGCCCGCAGCCTTGATTTATCACTATAAAAAGGACCGGAAACATGCTATTATAGGAGTGGCGGTAGGAACACTGATCATGGCCGTTTTAGGAGCGGTGGCTAACTACTTTGTGCTAATACCCATGTATTCACAATTTATGCCAATCGATGCCATTATTGAAATGGGAAATGTGGCTAATAGTCGTATTGTAGACGTGCGAAGCTTGGTGATTTATGGAGTAACGCCTTTTAATATTTTTAAAGGAACCATGATTGCTGTGTTCACCTTACTGTTATATAAAAAAATATCACCACTATTGAAAATGTAA
- the tsaE gene encoding tRNA (adenosine(37)-N6)-threonylcarbamoyltransferase complex ATPase subunit type 1 TsaE: MICVKVNNQRETEAIAEKLARNLEPGDIIGLNGDLGAGKTTFTKALGAALGVKEDITSPTFTLLQEYEGDLPVYHFDVYRMNDPQEFNDLGAEEYLDGDGISVVEWADMVEAYLPDNRLQIEIRWLDSDQRKICFIPLGNFNEIKLKGLV, encoded by the coding sequence ATGATATGCGTGAAAGTGAACAATCAAAGAGAAACAGAAGCCATCGCTGAAAAACTGGCAAGAAACCTTGAGCCGGGGGATATTATAGGCCTTAACGGTGATTTAGGTGCAGGAAAAACTACGTTTACAAAAGCCTTAGGAGCTGCCCTTGGGGTGAAGGAAGACATTACTAGTCCCACCTTTACATTACTACAGGAGTATGAGGGCGATTTACCTGTCTATCACTTTGATGTCTATCGAATGAATGACCCACAGGAATTCAATGATTTGGGAGCGGAAGAATATTTGGATGGAGACGGTATTTCTGTGGTGGAATGGGCGGATATGGTTGAAGCCTATTTACCGGATAATCGATTGCAAATTGAAATAAGATGGCTGGATAGCGACCAACGAAAGATTTGCTTTATCCCATTAGGTAATTTTAATGAAATTAAGCTGAAAGGGCTGGTATGA
- the tsaB gene encoding tRNA (adenosine(37)-N6)-threonylcarbamoyltransferase complex dimerization subunit type 1 TsaB — translation MKCLAMESSSMVAAVALMERNRLVGEIRTHYKKTHSERLLPMMDQLLTSCESTLQEVDFFAANIGPGSFTGIRIGTGTVKGLAHALQKPVVAVNSLEALAAQNAHYHGWCIPMIDAQKNLVYTAAYEFQNGEWVTHQPPDVFHLLEWMEILKKMNHSFLFSGDAVEIHGQRIKSYLGQQAVFADPLHNAPSAASVALCAMKKAEKNQFISSAEMRPLYLRTSQAERAWKQKQEEMKGK, via the coding sequence ATGAAATGTTTGGCAATGGAAAGCAGCTCGATGGTTGCAGCAGTGGCATTAATGGAAAGAAACCGGCTGGTAGGAGAAATACGTACGCATTATAAGAAAACGCACTCAGAAAGACTTTTGCCAATGATGGATCAGTTATTAACCTCCTGCGAATCAACTCTTCAGGAGGTTGATTTTTTTGCCGCTAATATAGGGCCGGGCTCCTTTACTGGCATCCGGATTGGAACAGGAACGGTGAAGGGCCTTGCTCATGCCTTACAAAAGCCGGTGGTTGCTGTTAATAGTCTGGAAGCACTTGCCGCACAAAATGCTCATTATCATGGCTGGTGTATTCCAATGATTGATGCTCAGAAAAACCTGGTTTACACAGCGGCTTACGAGTTTCAAAATGGTGAGTGGGTGACCCATCAACCGCCAGATGTTTTCCATCTTTTAGAGTGGATGGAAATACTAAAAAAAATGAATCACTCCTTTTTATTTTCCGGTGATGCGGTGGAAATTCATGGACAACGAATAAAATCCTATCTGGGACAACAGGCCGTATTTGCTGACCCTCTGCATAACGCTCCATCGGCTGCATCCGTAGCCTTGTGTGCGATGAAGAAAGCGGAGAAAAATCAATTTATTTCGTCGGCAGAAATGAGACCTCTGTATTTAAGAACATCTCAGGCAGAACGGGCTTGGAAACAGAAGCAGGAAGAGATGAAAGGAAAATAA